A single window of Cololabis saira isolate AMF1-May2022 chromosome 24, fColSai1.1, whole genome shotgun sequence DNA harbors:
- the LOC133424959 gene encoding NLR family CARD domain-containing protein 3-like, with product MDQCEDGEDGVSPSKTSLCGKHESQSKAQRVDQQISESPSGPSVQQHQTQLDSIFLLLEDNIVLFVKNELKNIQRGLSPDYPESLEHLLQGEDEEQRSSREVFVKITVNFLRRMKQEELAEHLQSSSFAAVCKKRLKSKLKKKSECVFEGIVKAGNPALLEQIYTELYITEGGTGEVNDEHEVRQIESASRKPDRAETAIRQEDIFKPPPGRDEPIRTVMTKGVAGIGKTVLTQKFTLDWAEGRTNQDIQFLLPFTFRELNVLRDRRFSLVELVHHFFSETREMCSFEELKVVFIFDGLDESRLPLDFHNNEDVTDVTESKSIDVLLTNLIRGNLLPSARLWITTRPAAANQIPPECVSMVTEVRGFTDPQKEEYFRKRFRNKKQTSRIVSHIKTSRSLHIMCHIPVFCWITATVLENVLETREGGQLPKTLTEMYIHFLVVQAKLKKVKYDGGTETDPHWSPESRNMVESLGKLAFEQLQKGNLIFYEPDLRECGINVREASVYSGVFTQIFREESGLYQDQVFCFIHLSVQEFLAALHVRLTFIKSGVNLLEEQRNTETDLYRSAVDKALQSPNGHLDLFLRFLLGLSVETNQTLLQGLLEPEQRSSQNNQETVKYIKKKISEDLSAERSINLFHCLNELNAGSLVEEVQLSLRSGRLSRGKLSPAQWSALAFILLSSEDLEEFDLKKYSASEEALRRLLPVVKASKKVVLSGCNISEDICPLLSSVLSSQSSSLTELDLSNNDLQDLGLKKLCPGLESPHCHLESLRLSGCLISEEGCASLVSALSSNPSHLRELDLSYNHPGESAGKLLCRLEDPRWRLDTLRVEPAGQRFLTPGLWKYSCQLAIDTNTVYKHIQLSDNNRKMTCVEEDQSYPDHPDRFDSCPQLLCREVLTGCCYWEVQRRGGVSVSVSYRRIRRKGSSGGCRFGRNDHSWSLDCSGDGQYWVCHNNRGIYSSSSFSVSDRVAVYVDVPAGTLSFYSVSSDRLIHLHTFNTTFTEPLYPGFRIWLGSGSSVSLC from the exons agtggaccagcagatctcagagtcccccagtggtccgtctgtccagcagcatcagacacagctggactccatatttctg ctgctggaggacaacaTTGTCCTGTTTGTGAAGAACGAGCTGAAGAACATCCAGAggggtctgagtccagattacccagaatccctagaGCATCTGTTGCagggtgaggatgaagagcagaggagcagcagagaggtgtttgtgaagatcacagtgaacttcctgaggagaatgaagcaggaggagctggctgagcatctgcagagca gttcttttgctgcagtttgtaaaaagcggctgaagtctaagctgaagaagaagtccgagtgtgtgtttgaggggattgttaaagcaggaaacccagcccttctggagcagatctacacagagctctacatcacagagggagggactggagaggtcaacgatgaacatgaagtcagacagattgaatcagcttccaggaaaccagacagagcagaaacagccatcagacaggaagacatatttaaacccccacctggaagagatgaaccaatcagaacggtgatgacgaagggagtggccggcatcgggaaaacagtcctaacacagaagttcactctggactgggctgaaggcagaaccaaccaggacatccagttcctgctcccattcaccttcagagagctgaatgtgctgagagaCAGAAGGTTCAGTTTGGTGGAactagttcatcacttcttcagtgaaaccagagaaatgtgcagctttgaagagttgaaggtcgtgttcatctttgacggtctggatgagagtcgacttcctctggacttccacaacaatgaggacgtgactgatgttacagagtccaAATCCATAGACGTgttgctgacaaacctcatcagggggaacctgcttccttctgctcgtctctggatcaccacacgacccgcagcagccaatcagatccctcctgagtgtgtctccatggtgacggaggtcagagggttcactgacccacagaaggaggaatacttccgGAAGAGGTTCAGAAATAAGaagcagaccagcaggatcgtctcccacatcaagacatcacggagcctccacatcatgtgccacatcccagtcttctgctggatcactgctacggtcctggagaacgtcctggagaccagagagggagggcagctgcccaagaccctgactgagatgtacatccacttcctggtggtccaggccaaactgaagaaggtcaagtatgacggaggaactgagacggatccacactggagtccagagagcaggaacatggtggagtctctgggaaaactggcttttgagcagctgcagaaaggaaatctgatcTTCTACGAACCAGActtgagagagtgtggcatcaatgtcagagaggcttcagtgtactcgGGGGttttcacccagatctttagagaggagagcggcctgtaccaggaccaggtcttctgcttcatccatctgagtgtccaggagtttctggctgctcttcatgtccgtctgaccttcatcaagtctggagtcaacctgctggaggaacaaagaaacacaGAGACTGACCTCTATCGgagtgctgtggacaaggccttacagagtcccaacggacacctggacttgttcctccgcttcctcctgggtctttcagtggagaccaatcagactctCCTACAAGGTCTGTTGGAACCAGaacaaagaagttcacagaacaatcaggaaacagttaaatacatcaagaagaagatcagtgaggatctgtctgcagagagaagcatcaacctgttccactgtctgaatgaactgaacgctggttctctggtggaggaggtccaactGTCCCTGAGGTCTGGACGTCTCTCCAGAGGTAAACTGTCTCCTGcacagtggtcggctctggctttcatcttactgtcatcagaagatctggaggagtttgacctgaagaaatactcagcttcagaggaggctctacggaggctgctgccggtggtcaaagcctccaagaaagttgt gttgagtggctGTAAcatctcagaggacatctgtccacttctgtcttcagttctcagctctcagtcctccagtctgacagaactggacctgagtaacaacgacctgcaggatttaggactgaagaagctgtgtcctggactggagagtccacactgtcacctggagtctctcag gctgtcaggctgtctgatctcagaggaaggctgtgcttctctggtctcagctctgagctccaacccctcccacctgagagagctggacctgagctacaaccatccaggggagtcagcagggaagcttctgtgtagactggaggatccccgctggagactggacactctcag ggtggagcctgctggacaacgatttctgacaccaggtctgtggaagt attcctgtcaactcgccattgacacaaacacagtctacAAACACATCcaactgtctgacaacaacaggaagatgacgtgtgtggaggaggatcagtcatatcctgatcatccagacaggtttgattcctgtcctcagctgctgtgtagagaagttctgacgggttgctgttactgggaggtccagaggagaggaggagtttctgtatcagtgagttacagaagaatcagaagGAAAGGAAGCTCTGGTGGCTGTAGGTTTGGAAggaacgatcattcctggagtctggactgttcTGGTGATGGTCAGTACTGGGTCTGTCACAATAACAGAGGAATatattcctcctcctctttctcagtctctgacagagtagcagtgtacgtggacgttcctgctggaactctgtccttctacagcgtgtcctctgacagactgatccacctccacaccttcaacaccacattcactgaacctctctatcCTGGGTTCAGGATCTGGTTGGGTTCTggttcttcagtgtctctgtgttga